A single Curtobacterium sp. MCJR17_020 DNA region contains:
- a CDS encoding DUF3037 domain-containing protein, translated as MVYQYWVVRYVPNVARGEFTNIGIVCGIDGGGWASRFDLRNVPNPGSLRADLRELGSWVRWFERRVGAYDAGQLDEGRIDSGWMNEMRDRQANAVQLAGPTPIAVESAQAGVELLYPHLVERTNRRRRRRGLTRADMRNELRDTFTHELGFRIGQNLFRQPTMLVGSWHTKFDLGRRQDGTVLTNTWTFNGSSREYLERDIGHWNYIVSRFRTEGAHVVLGHTDEHLTGSERIEVVFDAPDRRDTAPTWREDVFEAALESWRHEGVVATNYDDYLLQLRSGDFALH; from the coding sequence ATGGTCTACCAATACTGGGTCGTTCGATACGTCCCCAACGTCGCTCGAGGCGAGTTTACGAACATCGGTATCGTCTGCGGCATCGACGGCGGCGGCTGGGCAAGCCGATTCGACCTGCGCAACGTACCGAATCCCGGCTCGCTCCGCGCCGACCTTCGGGAACTCGGGAGCTGGGTCCGCTGGTTCGAGCGCCGCGTCGGCGCATATGATGCTGGCCAGCTCGACGAGGGCCGCATCGACAGCGGCTGGATGAACGAGATGCGCGACCGGCAGGCGAACGCCGTTCAACTCGCAGGCCCCACCCCGATCGCCGTCGAATCCGCGCAGGCCGGCGTCGAACTGCTTTACCCGCACTTGGTGGAACGAACGAACAGACGTCGACGTCGACGTGGTCTCACACGCGCCGACATGCGCAACGAACTGCGCGACACGTTCACGCACGAGCTAGGTTTCCGTATCGGTCAGAACCTCTTCCGTCAGCCCACGATGCTTGTCGGGTCCTGGCACACAAAGTTCGACCTCGGACGACGCCAAGACGGGACCGTTCTCACGAACACGTGGACGTTCAACGGGTCTAGCCGCGAGTACCTTGAGCGTGACATCGGCCACTGGAACTACATCGTCAGCCGCTTCCGCACCGAAGGTGCGCACGTCGTTCTCGGACACACTGACGAACACCTCACCGGCTCTGAGCGGATCGAGGTCGTATTCGACGCCCCCGACCGTCGTGACACCGCACCAACCTGGCGGGAAGACGTCTTCGAGGCAGCACTCGAATCATGGCGCCATGAGGGCGTCGTCGCCACGAACTACGACGACTACCTCTTGCAGCTTCGCAGTGGCGACTTCGCGCTGCACTAG